TAATGCGGAATTTGGAGAACCTATGGACATCAAAAACGCCTTTTTACAGCACTTTGAACGCTTAAACCATGTGCGTGTGCCTAGCTCTAGCCTTGTGCCCGATGATTCCAGCTTGCTTTTCACCAATGCGGGCATGGTGCAGTTTAAAGATATTTTCTTAGGTAAAGTCGCGCCTTTTACCCCGCGCGCTACCAGTGCCCAGCTGTGCATGCGCGCTGGGGGCAAGCATAATGACTTAGAAAATGTGGGCTACACTAACCGCCACCATACTCTTTTTGAAATGTTGGGAAATTTCTCCTTTTTTGATTACTTTAAAGAAGAGGCGATCGCCTATGCCTATGATTTTGTGCATAAAACACTAGGCTTTCAAAACAAAGATATTTACATTAGTGTGCATGAAAAAGACACGCAAGCTTATAAGTTGTGGCAAAAATTCGTGCCTGAGAGTCATATCAAGACAATGGGGGATAAGGACAATTTTTGGCAGATGGCAGACACGGGACCTTGCGGGTATTGCAGTGAGATTTACATCGATCAGGGCGCGCAGGCTTTCCATTCTGAGCAAGACTATTTCGGGGGCGAGGGGGATCGTTTCTTAGAGATTTGGAACTTGGTGTTCATGCAATACGATCGCTCTAAAGAGGGCGTGCTCACCCCTTTAAGTCAGCCTTGCATTGACACGGGTATGGGGCTGGAGAGGGTGCAGGCTCTGCTGGAGGGCGTGCAAAACAACTTTGACTCCTCTTTGTTTAAGCCTTTAATGGCGTGCATTGAAGAGGTTTTTGATTTGCCCTACAGCGCGCATAAAGAATCCTTTAGAGTGCTAGCCGATCACGCTAGAAGCGTGGTGTTTTTACTGGCTATGGGGGTGTATTTTGACAACACGGGGCGGGGCTATGTCCTGCGCCGTATTTTGCGCCGTGCGCTAAGGCATGGCTACTTACTCGAGCATGCCAAAGGGCGCGAACTCAGCGAGCCCTTTTTCTATAAAATCTTAGGGAGTGTGTGCGCCTCCATGCGCGATTACTCCATTTTACAAGAACAACAAGAGAGTTTGCAAGCCGAATGCAAAGCAGAAGAAGAGTTATTTTTAAACACCCTAGAAAAGGGCATGCATCTTTTTGAGAGCGCGCTCGCAGAAAGCAATGAAATTTTTAGCGGCGCGGTGGCGTTTAAGCTCTATGACACTTACGGTTTTCCCCTAGATTTGACCATGGACATGCTTAGAGACAAAGGAATTGAGGTCGATCTGGCCGGCTATGAGGCGTGTATGCAGGAGCAAAGAGCGCGCTCGCAATTTAAACAGAGTGGAGCCAAAGATAGCCTAAAAACTTTGGATTTGAGCAAATTAGAGCCAAATGCTTTTGAGGGTTACCACCATGAGAGTTTGAAAGCGAGCATCCGCGCGTTGTATGCGCCCGATGATCAGGGTGCGCTAGTTTCTGTGCAAAGTGCCGCGCAAAATACAAAAGCCTATGTCGTGTTGGACAAAACTCCCTTTTATCCTCAAGGTGGAGGACCCATTGGGGATAAGGGTGTGTTGTTGGACTTGACACACAACCCGATCGCCCATGTGTTAGACACCCAAAAAGTGGGTGCGATCAATATTAGCCTTGTGGAGTTTAAAAGGGAGGGGCGCGTAGGGGATGGCGTAATAGCCCAAGTGATTGATCGCGCCGAGATTGCCAAACACCACAGCGCAACCCATTTATTACACCTAGCTCTTAGGGAAGTTTTGGGCAGAGCTGCACAAGCTGAGGGTAAAAACGCCCAAATTCAGCAAAAGGGAAGTCATATAGAAACCACGCGCCTACGCTTTGATTTTAGTTTTTACCGCGCCTTGAGCGATGCTGAAATCGAAGCGGTGGAAGAGTTTGTAAATACCCAAATTAGCATGGGAGCTAGCACCAATATCGAGCACATGGGAGCAGAAGCTGCCAAACAGAGCGGGGCAGTGATGTTGTTTGAAGACAAATATTTAGAAGAGGTGCGCGTGGTGCGCATTGCTGGTAGCCTAGAGGCATGCGGAGGGGTGCATGTGAGCGATAGCGCGCACATTGGGGGTTTTGCCATTACCAAGAGCTCAAGCGTGAGCGCTGGGGTGAGGCGCATTGAGGCGGTGTGTGGGAAGACGTATTACCAATTCATCGCCCAAGAGCGCGCCACTCTCAGACAAGCGCGCCAAAAGTTAAAAACCTCTGATCTGCTCAAGGCTTTAGACACGAAGGCGCAATCTGCTACGCCCAAGCCAAATTGTGCGCACTTGGTGCAGTGGCATTCTATCCGCAATAAACAACTCGCCCTTTTGCACGCCCAAAAAGAACACCTTAAGGAGTTTTTGGCACTCATCGACACGCATAAAAAACAACAAAAAGATTTAGTCGCACTCTTTCTCTATCCTAATTTACAAAAACAGGGCTTGGAGTTGTCGCTTAAATCTGTCGGGAGTGAGGATATGCTAGCTCTATTGACTCGCTTGAAAAGCCAGCTAGACACCCTAGGTTATGGACATAAAGGGGGAGGCAAACGCGATTATGTGTCTTTGCTCATTCAAAAGCAAGGGGGCGCGCTCACCCCTGAAGAAATTGATCATTTAGTCCAAACACTCAAACAAAGCACTTTGGATTTTATGGCAGGCTGATGCACACCAATACGCTCTTTTTGATGCTCTTTGTTTCGCTCATCTTGGGGCTAGTTGGCTTGCTCATCTTTTTATGGGGGCTCAAGGGCAAGCAATTTAATGATGAGAAAAAGATGTTAGAAGTTTTGCTCTATGACAGCCCTAGCGATCTACGCACTGCCAAACAAGAGGAAGTTAAGTCTAAGAAGAAAGGATAATATGGGCGAGTTATATGATGTCGTGGTGGTAGGGGCAGGACCTAGCGGGATTGCCACTGCTGTGGAGTGTAAGCTCAATGGGATCGCTAGGGTGCTCTTATGTGAAAAAGAAGCGCAGAGTTGTGGGATGATACGCAAATATTACAAGGCCCATAAGCGCGTAGATAAAGATTATCGTAAGCAGGTTGTGGATATTAAGGGGCATATTCCTTTTAGCGACACGGATAAAGAGGGCGCGTTAGAGGTGATGGAAAAAGCCCTACAGGAACATAATATTGAAGTGGCTTATAAAACCAGTATTGAGAATGTGGTTAGAAAAGATCATTATTTTGAAGTGGTGAGCGGGTCTAATCAAGTCTTCAAGGCTAAGAGCGTGGTGATTGCTATTGGCAAGATGGGGCAACCCAATCGCCCCTCCTATCCCATCCCCGTAGAGGTGATGCGCCAAGTGGTCTATACTATTAATGATTGCAAAGAAAAAGAAGATGTTTTAGTAGTGGGCGGGGGCAATTCGGCAGTGGAATACGCTATCGCGCTCTCTAATACCAATAACACCACCCTCAACTACCGCCAGACCACTTTTAGCCGTGTGAATGAGGACAATTTGAGGAATTTAGAGGAAGCTTTTGAGAGGAATTTAAACCAAAAATTGGGCGTGGATATTGAGGGTTTGAGCGGGGAGGATGGCAAGGTGCAGGTGCATTTTAAAGACGGGACACAAGCCCTTTTTGATCGCGTCCTCTTTGCTATTGGAGGCTCCACTCCCCTAGAGTTTCTCAAAAAATGTAAGGTAGCCCTAAGTGAAAGTAACTTGCCCCTTGTGAGCCCCGAACATGAAAGCAGTATTGCTAATTTATACATTGTGGGCGACATTGTTTATAAATCCGGGGCGAGCATTGGGATCGGATTGAATGCGGGCTTTGAAGTGGCTCAGGTGCTTAAAAGTCGCTTGCTCTAGTGCGCTTAAAGCGCTATGGCTAGCCTGCGTTTTGGTAGGGGTTGCCTATTCCCAACCACGCGCCACACCAACACAACACAAAGGAGAACGGATGCAATTTTTTAAGGTTTTTGTACATACAGACACACAAGGGTTTTTAGATCTTAAATTTGGGGGCAATGCGAGCGCGGAGTTCTTAGATCATGGTTTGCCCAAGCGATCGCCTGAGATTAGCTGGGAAGGCGTGAGCGGAGCTAAGAGCTATGCCCTAGAAATTGTAGATGACGATGCCGCCCCTGTGGTAGGTAAGCCCTTTATCCACTGGGTGGTGGGCAATATCATAGGCACAAAGTTAGCCGAAAACGCCTCTTTGGAAAATAAACAGATTGTTCAGGGGATCAACTCGCTTACAGAGGGATATTTGCGCTCCTCTTTGAGCCCAGAGGAAAAACACGCCTCCAATTTGGCCAATAGCACCTACATTGGACCCATGCCCCCCAATGGGGATCACCATTATTTGATTCAGGTCTATGCTTTGGACATCGCGCATGTGGATTTAAAACCTCCCTTTTTCATTAACGAGTTGCACGATGCGATTCGCGGGCATATTTTAGGCTTGGGGCGCGTGGAGTTCAAATACCCTCAAATGCGTCGCTAATAGAGTTTTAAACTTGAGCATGTTAGAATCGGGGTTTTACTTGAATTCTGCGTAAAGGCTTTGGTATGCAAAATTGTGTGCTAGAGATGGACATCCATGCCATCGCTCAGATTCTCCCTCACCGCTACCCTTTTTTGCTTGTGGATCGAGTGGTGCGCCTAGAAACTTATAAACAAGTGCATGCATATAAAAATATTACCTATAATGAAGAGGTTTTCACTGGGCACTTCCCCAGCAAACCCATTTACCCCGGGGTGCTCATTGTAGAGGGCATGGCGCAGGCGGGCGGGCTTTTAGCCTTTGTGAGCTTGTTTGGAGTGAGTCCAGAGATTGCACAAACTAAATTGGTCTACTTTATGACTATCGACTCTGTCAAGTTTCGCAATCCAGTAATCCCGGGCGATCAGCTCCACTATCATTTGGAGGTGCTCAAATATAAGGGTATGATTTGGCAAGTAGGGGGCACAGCTAGGGTTAATGATAAAATCATGGCAGAAGCGGAGTTAAAGGCCATGATCGTGGATAAAGAGAGCGGTAAAAGGAACTCAGGAGAGCAAGCATGATTGCAAGCACTGCTATTATCGATCCTAAAGCCCGCATCGCTCCATCTGCACGGATCGGGCATTTTTGCGTCATTGGTCCCCATGTTACCTTAGAAGAGGGCGTAGAACTTTATAATAATGTTACTCTTTTGGGTAATACGACTATTCAAAAAAACACGACTATCTTTCCTTATGCCACTTTGGGCACCATTCCCCAAGACTTAAAATACGATGGCGAAGAAACACAACTTGTGATCGGGGAACGCAACCTGATTCGCGAATATTGCATGATCAACCCGGGCACTCAAGGTGGAGGTGGCGTAACGCGTATTGGTAATGATAATCTTTTAATGGCCTATGTGCATGTCGCCCATGACTGCCAAATTGGCAATCATTGTATTTTGGCCAATGGCGTAACCCTAGCCGGGCATATTGAAGTGGGTGATTATGTCAATATTGGTGGCGTAACAGCGATCCACCAATTTGTGCGTATCGCTAAGGGGTGTATGGTGGCTGGGGCGAGCGCGCTGGGTAAGGATGTGCCCCC
This portion of the Helicobacter felis ATCC 49179 genome encodes:
- the alaS gene encoding alanine--tRNA ligase: MDIKNAFLQHFERLNHVRVPSSSLVPDDSSLLFTNAGMVQFKDIFLGKVAPFTPRATSAQLCMRAGGKHNDLENVGYTNRHHTLFEMLGNFSFFDYFKEEAIAYAYDFVHKTLGFQNKDIYISVHEKDTQAYKLWQKFVPESHIKTMGDKDNFWQMADTGPCGYCSEIYIDQGAQAFHSEQDYFGGEGDRFLEIWNLVFMQYDRSKEGVLTPLSQPCIDTGMGLERVQALLEGVQNNFDSSLFKPLMACIEEVFDLPYSAHKESFRVLADHARSVVFLLAMGVYFDNTGRGYVLRRILRRALRHGYLLEHAKGRELSEPFFYKILGSVCASMRDYSILQEQQESLQAECKAEEELFLNTLEKGMHLFESALAESNEIFSGAVAFKLYDTYGFPLDLTMDMLRDKGIEVDLAGYEACMQEQRARSQFKQSGAKDSLKTLDLSKLEPNAFEGYHHESLKASIRALYAPDDQGALVSVQSAAQNTKAYVVLDKTPFYPQGGGPIGDKGVLLDLTHNPIAHVLDTQKVGAINISLVEFKREGRVGDGVIAQVIDRAEIAKHHSATHLLHLALREVLGRAAQAEGKNAQIQQKGSHIETTRLRFDFSFYRALSDAEIEAVEEFVNTQISMGASTNIEHMGAEAAKQSGAVMLFEDKYLEEVRVVRIAGSLEACGGVHVSDSAHIGGFAITKSSSVSAGVRRIEAVCGKTYYQFIAQERATLRQARQKLKTSDLLKALDTKAQSATPKPNCAHLVQWHSIRNKQLALLHAQKEHLKEFLALIDTHKKQQKDLVALFLYPNLQKQGLELSLKSVGSEDMLALLTRLKSQLDTLGYGHKGGGKRDYVSLLIQKQGGALTPEEIDHLVQTLKQSTLDFMAG
- the ccoS gene encoding cbb3-type cytochrome oxidase assembly protein CcoS, with amino-acid sequence MHTNTLFLMLFVSLILGLVGLLIFLWGLKGKQFNDEKKMLEVLLYDSPSDLRTAKQEEVKSKKKG
- a CDS encoding NAD(P)-binding domain-containing protein, with product MGELYDVVVVGAGPSGIATAVECKLNGIARVLLCEKEAQSCGMIRKYYKAHKRVDKDYRKQVVDIKGHIPFSDTDKEGALEVMEKALQEHNIEVAYKTSIENVVRKDHYFEVVSGSNQVFKAKSVVIAIGKMGQPNRPSYPIPVEVMRQVVYTINDCKEKEDVLVVGGGNSAVEYAIALSNTNNTTLNYRQTTFSRVNEDNLRNLEEAFERNLNQKLGVDIEGLSGEDGKVQVHFKDGTQALFDRVLFAIGGSTPLEFLKKCKVALSESNLPLVSPEHESSIANLYIVGDIVYKSGASIGIGLNAGFEVAQVLKSRLL
- a CDS encoding YbhB/YbcL family Raf kinase inhibitor-like protein, with protein sequence MQFFKVFVHTDTQGFLDLKFGGNASAEFLDHGLPKRSPEISWEGVSGAKSYALEIVDDDAAPVVGKPFIHWVVGNIIGTKLAENASLENKQIVQGINSLTEGYLRSSLSPEEKHASNLANSTYIGPMPPNGDHHYLIQVYALDIAHVDLKPPFFINELHDAIRGHILGLGRVEFKYPQMRR
- the fabZ gene encoding 3-hydroxyacyl-ACP dehydratase FabZ, whose product is MQNCVLEMDIHAIAQILPHRYPFLLVDRVVRLETYKQVHAYKNITYNEEVFTGHFPSKPIYPGVLIVEGMAQAGGLLAFVSLFGVSPEIAQTKLVYFMTIDSVKFRNPVIPGDQLHYHLEVLKYKGMIWQVGGTARVNDKIMAEAELKAMIVDKESGKRNSGEQA
- the lpxA gene encoding acyl-ACP--UDP-N-acetylglucosamine O-acyltransferase, which translates into the protein MIASTAIIDPKARIAPSARIGHFCVIGPHVTLEEGVELYNNVTLLGNTTIQKNTTIFPYATLGTIPQDLKYDGEETQLVIGERNLIREYCMINPGTQGGGGVTRIGNDNLLMAYVHVAHDCQIGNHCILANGVTLAGHIEVGDYVNIGGVTAIHQFVRIAKGCMVAGASALGKDVPPYCIVEGNRAFIKGINRHRMRTLLKSAEIDFISMFYKKLFQEHSIRDSANKLLQEHADNPHAQEICNFILESQRGIAFKATHFQEEDA